The following proteins come from a genomic window of Drosophila sulfurigaster albostrigata strain 15112-1811.04 chromosome X, ASM2355843v2, whole genome shotgun sequence:
- the LOC133848270 gene encoding protein-serine O-palmitoleoyltransferase porcupine, whose translation MDYQYYDDADYMDDEGGIDGIDDFYADHKFHNRYARHTDYPDDDDDDDNDAAADDIHDNLVPDYGSLSDRLYDSYANCMLPSLIQVFSYLLPLLFGCLLCRVLCQLYARRRLQRQQQQQQQQQQQDANSRQMAPLHAINIVCGLAMLYVTLGERMLLLLLLSFVSYALLQLVRLSRGGQRAAVAIAVLSIGSQFVYELALLEQRQDWAQLRGLQMVANMKVISLGFDLTAGLRSMPSLWTYLGYIFQPASCILGPWLSYGRYLDSLCHRPHWRRSLLHTLLNLLLCLLALSVSNCIAPAWGELQLHRQQQQQQQQHETGAQWLLMYAGALSVRSSHYFVSFLSQALLATSGQQLDTQSRSLGALVARPWHIEWPHSLSALVRCWNLPMHEWLKRYVYSASKQRSRHNTIVAVFCTYIVSSLLHGMDFRIYLVLLSLATFGQGEAMLRRHLATLCNACIAANPCPGAERCRYTRCPRRRGWRCASSWLVATINVAFTLLDIWHLAYLGVVLLNETLSMEAEHELPFMYHWAAVGYLNHYIGIGMFMLYLFIS comes from the coding sequence ATGGATTATCAGTACTACGACGATGCGGACTACATGGACGATGAAGGCGGCATCGATGGCATCGATGATTTCTACGCTGACCACAAATTCCACAATCGCTACGCTCGTCACACCGATTATcccgacgatgatgatgatgacgacaatgacgctgctgctgatgatatCCACGACAATTTGGTGCCGGATTATGGCAGCCTGTCGGATCGTCTCTACGATAGCTATGCGAATTGCATGTTGCCATCGCTGATCCAGGTATTCAGCtatttgttgccgctgcttttCGGTTGTTTGCTGTGTCGAGTGCTCTGTCAGCTGTATGCGCGTCGACGGctgcagcgacaacaacaacaacaacagcagcagcagcagcaggatgcCAACAGCCGACAGATGGCGCCACTGCATGCCATCAATATCGTCTGCGGCCTTGCAATGCTCTACGTAACACTCGGTGAAcggatgttgttgctgctgctgctgagcttCGTCAGCTATGCCCTGCTGCAGCTGGTGCGCTTGAGTCGCGGCGGACAACGAGCGGCTGTGGCGATTGCTGTGCTCAGCATTGGCAGCCAGTTTGTCTATGAGCTGGCGTTGCTCGAACAGCGTCAGGATTGGGCGCAATTGCGTGGCCTGCAGATGGTGGCCAACATGAAGGTCATTTCGCTGGGCTTCGATCTGACCGCCGGACTGCGCAGCATGCCCAGCCTTTGGACGTATCTCGGCTACATCTTCCAGCCGGCCAGCTGCATTCTGGGACCCTGGCTGAGCTATGGTCGCTATCTGGACTCGCTGTGCCATCGTCCGCATTGGCGTCGCTCGCTCCTCCACACGCTGCTCAATCTGTTGCTCTGTCTGCTGGCCCTCAGTGTCTCCAATTGCATTGCGCCCGCTTGGGGTGAACTTCAGCTGCaccggcaacagcagcagcagcagcaacaacatgaaaCTGGAGCCCAATGGTTGCTGATGTATGCGGGAGCGTTGAGTGTGCGCAGCAGTCATTATTTTGTGAGCTTCTTGAGTCAAGCGTTGCTCGCCACATCCGGGCAGCAGCTGGACACGCAGAGCCGTTCACTGGGCGCCTTGGTGGCGCGTCCTTGGCACATCGAGTGGCCGCATTCGTTGAGCGCTTTGGTCCGCTGTTGGAATCTGCCGATGCACGAGTGGCTCAAGCGTTATGTGTACAGCGCATCGAAGCAACGATCGAGGCACAACACCATTGTTGCAGTGTTTTGCACTTACATCGTTTCATCGCTGTTGCATGGCATGGACTTTCGCATCTATTTGGTGCTCCTCTCGCTGGCCACCTTTGGCCAGGGCGAGGCGATGTTGCGTCGCCATCTGGCCACTCTCTGCAACGCCTGCATCGCTGCCAATCCGTGTCCAGGTGCCGAACGTTGTCGCTACACGCGTTGCCCTCGGCGTCGTGGTTGGCGCTGTGCCAGCAGCTGGTTGGTCGCCACCATCAATGTGGCATTCACGCTGCTCGACATCTGGCATCTGGCGTATCTGGGCGTGGTGCTGCTGAACGAAACGCTCAGCATGGAGGCGGAGCACGAGCTGCCATTCATGTATCACTGGGCGGCGGTGGGATATCTCAATCATTACATTGGCATCGGCATGTTTATGCTCTATCTGTTCATCTCGTAA
- the LOC133848714 gene encoding uncharacterized protein LOC133848714: MPFPIHPPKQMPCPHWQHFPISPVDSKPSPFGSNNGNGNSNNNGVAAVENKPPEPQSYRYCVHCKAAAKDVSDMSKD, encoded by the coding sequence ATGCCGTTCCCCATTCATCCGCCCAAGCAGATGCCCTGCCCCCATTGGCAGCACTTTCCGATTAGTCCCGTGGACAGCAAACCATCGCCAtttggcagcaacaacggcaacggcaacagcaataataacgGAGTCGCTGCTGTGGAGAATAAGCCACCGGAGCCACAATCCTATCGCTATTGTGTCCATTGCAAGGCAGCCGCCAAAGATGTGAGCGACATGTCAAAGGACTAG